AGAAAATTGTTAAGTATACAGACGACAAATTACAAGAATTGGTGGAAAATAAGGGGATTGTTCGAAATAAAATGAAAATCCGAAGCGTCGTAACAAATGCAATGGCCTTTTTGAAGATTCAAAAAGAGTATGGTTCATTTTCTAGTTATATATGGAGCTTTGTAGATAATCAGCCAATTCTCAATCATTGGCAAACAGAAAAAGACGTACCTACTTCAAATGAAATAAGTGATAAAATGAGCAAGCAGTTAAAAAAGGATGGATTTAAGTTTGTTGGAAGTACAATTTGCTATTCCTATATGCAAGCTGTAGGAATGGTGAATGACCACATAGTTAAATGTTGCTGCCATCCATCTCATCATTAAAATGCAAAATAATGAAGATAAATAATGTGAAAAAGCAGAATGAAGAGAAAATCTCCGTTCTGCTTTAATCTCTAGGATGCTAGAT
This window of the Rummeliibacillus pycnus genome carries:
- a CDS encoding DNA-3-methyladenine glycosylase I; translated protein: MTRCAWVQTKEPLYVEYHDQEWGVPVYDDRILFEMLCLEGAQAGLSWWTILQKRENYRKAFDGFEAEKIVKYTDDKLQELVENKGIVRNKMKIRSVVTNAMAFLKIQKEYGSFSSYIWSFVDNQPILNHWQTEKDVPTSNEISDKMSKQLKKDGFKFVGSTICYSYMQAVGMVNDHIVKCCCHPSHH